GACGCGACTGCGGGCGCCCGCGAGGGATATCCGTCCCCTGCGAGCCGGCGCAGCGAAGCGGGGTTACGACCGGCCTTCAGACCGTTCCAGATCTGGCGCCGGATGTTCGCATCCAGCAGGCAGGCCACCTGGTGGCGGGCGTTGTCGGGCAATGGCGCAAGCGGCGGGTCCTCGGTGCGATGGCGCTTCTGCACGTACGGGCAACGGGGATGAAAGAAGCACCCCGACGGCCGCTGGATCAGGCTGGGGGGCCGCCCTGAGATCGGCACGAGATCGTCGCCGCGCTGCTGGTTGAGCCGCGGAATCGATGTGATAAGGCCCCATGTGTAGGGGTGCTCGGGTGCTTCGAAGATTTGGTCGGTCGACGCATGCTCAACGATGCGCCCGGCGTACATCACGCAGATCTCGTCGGTGATTTCGGCCACCACGCCCAGGTCGTGCGTAATGATGATGATGGCCATTCCCAGCCGGTCCTGGAGGTCCTGCAACAGCGCCAGGATCTGCGCTTGGACAGTCACGTCGAGTGCGGTGGTCGGCTCATCGGCGATCAGCAGCTTGGGTTCATTGGCGAGCGCCATTGCGATCATCGCCCGCTGGCGCATCCCGCCTGAGAACTCGTGGGGGTACTGGTCCACGCGCCGCTTGGGATCGGGTATGCCCACCAGCTCGATCAGGTCAATCGCACGCTTGTGGGCAGCCGATCTCGACACGTCGCGGTGTATGCGGATGGCCTCGACGAGCTGGTGGCCGACCTTGTAAAAGGGGTGAAGAGACGACAGCGGGTCCTGGAAGATCATCGCGATCTCGTTGCCCCTGATGCGGCGAAGCTCGTCGGTGGAGGCGGTCAGCAGGTCCCGGCCTTCGAACACGATCCGGCCCGAGATCCGCGTGGAGCGACTACGTGTCAGGCCGAGCGTGGTGAGTGACGAAACCGTCTTCCCTGACCCGGATTCCCCCACGATTCCTAGGGTCCTGCCCGTGTCGACCTCGTACGAGACACCGTCGACGGCGTGGACGACGCCATCCTCGGTGTCAAAGCTGACACGGAGGTCCTCGACTTCGAGCAGCGGGCTCACGTGTATCTGACCCGCGGATCGAGGTAGGCGTAGAGGATGTCGACGACGAGGTTCGCGATCACGATGAAGAAGGCGCCGAGCATGACCGTGCCCTGGATCACCGGCAGATCGGCGTTCTGGATGCCGTCGTAGGCAAGCCGCCCAACGCCAGGGATGTCGAACACCGTCTCCGTGAGGACCGCCCCGCCCATCAGGATGCCGATGTCCAGCCCTAGCACGGTCACGATCGGCGTGATCGCGGAGCGCACGCCGTGCTGGAGAACCACACGCCACTCCGGCAGGCCCTTGGCGCGCGCCGTGCGGATGTAGTCCTCCGACATCGTCTCGATCAGGTTAGCCCGCAACAGGCGGGCGTAGAAGGCGGCGAAGCTGGCCGCAAGGACCAGCCACGGCAGAAGCAGCGAACCAAACCATCGCCCCGGGTTGGCGGTGAGGCCAGTGTAAGTGTCGGCGCCATCGAAGATGTGAACGACCCCGATGTCGTTGGCGAAGAGAAAGAGCGCGACCAGTCCAAGCCAGTACACCGGCGCGGAGATGGCCAGCAGGCTGACCCCCATGGTCGTGCGGTCCATCCAGGTTCGCGGCCGGGTCGCAGAGATGACCCCGATTGGTAGGCCTATAAGCAGCCACACGATCACCGCCCCGACGGTGAGCGAGATCGTGGCCGGCAGCCGTTGGAACATCAGCGTGCGAACCGGTAACGAGTACTGGTAGCTGTAGCCGAAGTTGAAGTGCAGCACCACGCCCTTGAGGTAGAGCCAGTACTGCACATAGATCGGCTTGTCGAGGCCCAACGTGTGACGGATATGGGCAATCAGCGCGGGATTCGGCGAGCGGCCCGCCCGCAGGACGGCAGGGTCGGCGGACGGAAGCGCGTAGAAGATGACGAAGGTCACCGCGCTCACGATGATCAGCACCACGATGGCCCACAGAAGGCGCCGGATTATGTAACGACCCATGGCGGTGACATGCCCGAGGGGGCCCCGCGGCAGTGGCGGGGCCCCCTCGGATCAGTGGTTTGTTGAGTCTATGTGGCCCTCACTTCGTCGAACTGAACGCGAGGTTCCAGTCGTCGTTCCACGGATCCTTCACGCCGTGGACCGTCGTTCCCTGGAGCTCGGCATTGGAGGACCAGATCTCAGGGATCGCCGGCGCGTCGTCGACGATCATCTTGTCTGCTTGGGCAAACGCCTTAAGCCGCTGTGACTGATTGGTGATCGCCGAAGCTGAGTCGATCGCCTTGTTGACCTTGGGATCGTCGAGGCTGGCCCAGTTCGAGTTGTTGATGGGGACAATCGCCTCGCCGCTGAAGGGCACGAACAGCGCCGCATACGGATCGGGGAAGTCCTCAATCCAGCCCGCAGTCGGGCATACGTTGACGTGCGCCTTGACGTAGCCACAGAACTTCGAGTACATCGTCTGCTGGGGGACCGCCTTGATCGTGGTCTTGAAGCCCAGCGCGTTGAGCCCCGTCTGAACCGTCTGCATCTCCTGCGGGTCCGGGGCGGCATTGGAGCCGACGATCAGCACGCTCCCATACTGACCGTACTTGCCTGTGTACTTGCAGTTGGGATAGCCAGCGAGCTTCATGTACTTGCACGCCACCGTCTTGTCGCCGCTGGGGTGCGAGATGAAGTCCTGCTTGAATCCGGCGGCGCCGCCGGCCTCCTTGAAGCCCGGCACCTCCGGGTAGATGAAGTGCGTGGCCACTGATCCGATCAGCTTGCCGCCGCGGTCCAGGAGATAGGCGTTGCGGTCTGCCTCCGCGACCACGGCCTTGCGCAGGTTGATGTTGTTGAATGGCGGCACGGTCGTGTTAAGCGCCGCGTAGTAGATCCCGAGCGGCCCGACCGTCAGCTGCTTTTTCTTGCTCTCGTAAGCCGTCTTCAGCACCGATGGCGGCGGAGTATCCGCCATCAACAGATTGGAGCTGTCGAGGGTCTTGCGAGCGGCGACCGTGGAATCGAGTCCTGCGTTCCACACGATCTTGTCGGCGTAGGCCGGGCGCACGCCGTCAACAGACTTACTCCAGTTGGGGTTGCGCACCAGAACGATCTGCTGTCCGGCCGAGTAGCTCTTGATCATGTACGGGCCGGTGAAGATCTGAGTGGTCGGTTTGCTGTCCCAGGTCGAGGGGCTGCTCTTATCCGCTTTATTGGTGTAGCCAGCGGGGACCGCGGAGGTTCCCGGGAGGGTGA
This portion of the Chloroflexota bacterium genome encodes:
- a CDS encoding ABC transporter ATP-binding protein codes for the protein MSPLLEVEDLRVSFDTEDGVVHAVDGVSYEVDTGRTLGIVGESGSGKTVSSLTTLGLTRSRSTRISGRIVFEGRDLLTASTDELRRIRGNEIAMIFQDPLSSLHPFYKVGHQLVEAIRIHRDVSRSAAHKRAIDLIELVGIPDPKRRVDQYPHEFSGGMRQRAMIAMALANEPKLLIADEPTTALDVTVQAQILALLQDLQDRLGMAIIIITHDLGVVAEITDEICVMYAGRIVEHASTDQIFEAPEHPYTWGLITSIPRLNQQRGDDLVPISGRPPSLIQRPSGCFFHPRCPYVQKRHRTEDPPLAPLPDNARHQVACLLDANIRRQIWNGLKAGRNPASLRRLAGDGYPSRAPAVASTALGTEAPEMPPSGAGAP
- a CDS encoding ABC transporter permease yields the protein MGRYIIRRLLWAIVVLIIVSAVTFVIFYALPSADPAVLRAGRSPNPALIAHIRHTLGLDKPIYVQYWLYLKGVVLHFNFGYSYQYSLPVRTLMFQRLPATISLTVGAVIVWLLIGLPIGVISATRPRTWMDRTTMGVSLLAISAPVYWLGLVALFLFANDIGVVHIFDGADTYTGLTANPGRWFGSLLLPWLVLAASFAAFYARLLRANLIETMSEDYIRTARAKGLPEWRVVLQHGVRSAITPIVTVLGLDIGILMGGAVLTETVFDIPGVGRLAYDGIQNADLPVIQGTVMLGAFFIVIANLVVDILYAYLDPRVRYT
- a CDS encoding ABC transporter substrate-binding protein, translated to MRLIRRALIPLVAAGCAIGVAACGSSSSGGSGSGSSSSSNSSISLSGLANTKPSSSQVRGGTLQVVSAEGWEHLDPGASYFQIDYLIEYSTQSPLYMYTPTNSVTPTPLVASGAPTISDGGKTLTVHIKSNFRFSPPVNRAITSKDVAFAFERMFNANVQNGYASGYFPIVGAKLAPGNRPISGIQTPNKTTIVFHLTKPFAATMAKALTLPGTSAVPAGYTNKADKSSPSTWDSKPTTQIFTGPYMIKSYSAGQQIVLVRNPNWSKSVDGVRPAYADKIVWNAGLDSTVAARKTLDSSNLLMADTPPPSVLKTAYESKKKQLTVGPLGIYYAALNTTVPPFNNINLRKAVVAEADRNAYLLDRGGKLIGSVATHFIYPEVPGFKEAGGAAGFKQDFISHPSGDKTVACKYMKLAGYPNCKYTGKYGQYGSVLIVGSNAAPDPQEMQTVQTGLNALGFKTTIKAVPQQTMYSKFCGYVKAHVNVCPTAGWIEDFPDPYAALFVPFSGEAIVPINNSNWASLDDPKVNKAIDSASAITNQSQRLKAFAQADKMIVDDAPAIPEIWSSNAELQGTTVHGVKDPWNDDWNLAFSSTK